The following proteins are co-located in the Candidatus Nanosynbacter sp. HMT-352 genome:
- a CDS encoding DUF3152 domain-containing protein → MAIAVALTPTINITAPNENKSDAKKVISAKIFSEIKSPSSLSNFKAPDIQIPDWHSTSQSSKKSNSGAKKEVTYTISTKGNVRSNLAEFSKQVNETLNDNRGWARMGIVFKEVKEGGSFNLVLSQAELMSSFSSGCDADWSCRVGSSVIINDNRWSGATTAWNKAGGDIRNYRHMVINHEVGHWLGHGHLNCSGVNNPAAVMQQQSIDLQGCAFNPWPLDSELWSTTLGIEL, encoded by the coding sequence ATGGCGATTGCTGTTGCTTTAACGCCAACGATTAACATAACAGCACCCAATGAGAATAAGAGTGATGCGAAGAAGGTGATTAGTGCTAAAATTTTCTCTGAAATAAAATCTCCCTCTTCTTTATCAAACTTTAAAGCGCCAGACATTCAGATTCCAGATTGGCACTCCACGTCTCAATCGTCAAAAAAATCAAATTCTGGAGCAAAAAAAGAAGTCACATATACAATATCAACAAAGGGCAATGTCCGATCAAATCTAGCTGAGTTCTCGAAACAGGTAAACGAAACCTTAAATGATAATCGAGGTTGGGCGCGTATGGGAATTGTTTTTAAAGAGGTGAAAGAGGGTGGAAGTTTCAATTTAGTTCTGTCGCAAGCTGAATTAATGTCCTCGTTCTCATCAGGCTGTGACGCGGATTGGAGCTGTCGAGTCGGGTCTTCTGTCATTATCAATGATAATCGATGGTCTGGCGCAACTACAGCGTGGAATAAAGCAGGTGGTGATATTCGTAATTATCGACATATGGTAATCAATCATGAAGTTGGGCACTGGTTGGGGCATGGGCATTTGAATTGTTCTGGGGTTAATAATCCAGCGGCGGTTATGCAGCAGCAATCAATTGATTTACAGGGGTGTGCTTTTAATCCTTGGCCGCTTGATAGTGAATTATGGTCAACTACGCTGGGGATAGAACTATGA
- a CDS encoding ROK family protein, with product MIITVDTGGTKTLVASFDEEKNPKHIIKFPTPKNVDQYIQRVADQIHLIANNKPIDAISVALPGVVKDGVAVWCQNLGWKNQPIRELLSRYFPNIPIFIANDANMAGLASMLRLPKTPRCGLYITLGTGVGTSLILNGNLHKELSDCEGGHMSLNYNGKITTWEEIAAGRVLRRIFGELSSDTPLEVWEEVANRIKAGLQPLIAFTQPDVVVIGGSVGVFTSYFSDILSGILAENLPAAISVPKIISAPNPEEIVLYGCYDNAISQLVSN from the coding sequence ATGATTATTACGGTTGACACAGGTGGGACCAAAACATTAGTAGCCAGCTTTGACGAGGAAAAAAATCCTAAGCATATCATTAAGTTCCCCACCCCTAAAAACGTAGACCAATATATTCAACGCGTCGCCGATCAAATTCACCTGATTGCGAACAATAAGCCAATTGATGCAATTTCTGTGGCTCTGCCAGGAGTAGTCAAAGACGGCGTGGCAGTGTGGTGTCAAAATCTCGGCTGGAAAAATCAACCTATCCGTGAGCTACTTTCCCGATATTTTCCTAATATACCAATATTCATTGCAAATGACGCCAATATGGCAGGACTGGCAAGTATGCTCAGATTGCCCAAAACTCCCAGATGCGGTCTATACATCACCCTAGGAACCGGCGTTGGCACTTCCCTAATCCTGAATGGAAATCTACATAAAGAGCTTAGCGACTGCGAGGGCGGACATATGTCTTTGAATTACAATGGCAAAATTACCACTTGGGAAGAGATTGCTGCGGGTAGGGTTTTACGGAGAATTTTTGGCGAATTATCATCAGACACGCCCCTGGAAGTCTGGGAAGAGGTTGCTAATAGGATAAAAGCTGGATTGCAACCCCTCATCGCCTTTACACAACCAGATGTCGTTGTTATTGGCGGGAGCGTGGGAGTGTTCACATCCTATTTTTCAGATATTTTAAGCGGTATTCTGGCAGAAAACTTACCCGCCGCCATATCAGTACCAAAAATAATCAGCGCCCCTAACCCAGAAGAAATTGTATTATACGGATGCTACGACAATGCCATCAGTCAGCTTGTCTCAAATTGA
- a CDS encoding general stress protein, whose protein sequence is MAGTKAGGLKAAQKNLARDPDFYAKIGRKGGKNGRTGGFAANPALARIAGAKGGRISRRTKKTVQKIAE, encoded by the coding sequence ATGGCAGGAACAAAGGCTGGCGGCTTAAAGGCTGCTCAAAAAAATCTAGCTCGCGATCCAGATTTTTACGCGAAAATCGGACGTAAGGGCGGTAAAAATGGTCGAACTGGTGGCTTTGCTGCAAATCCAGCTTTGGCTCGTATCGCTGGTGCTAAGGGCGGACGCATTTCACGCCGTACTAAGAAGACAGTACAAAAAATTGCAGAATAA